The Raphanus sativus cultivar WK10039 chromosome 2, ASM80110v3, whole genome shotgun sequence genome includes a region encoding these proteins:
- the LOC108843429 gene encoding BTB/POZ domain-containing protein NPY1 — MKFMKLGSKPDTFESDDKFHKYAVSDLDSDVTINVGEFTFYLHKFPLLSKSNRMQRLVSQASEENINDITISDIPGGHKAFEICAKFCYGMTVTLNACNITSVRCAAEYLEMTEDADRGNLIYKIEVFLNSGIFRSWKDSIIMLQTTKSLLPWSEDLKLVARCIDSVSTKILANPETITWSYTHNRKLSGQDKIVEYHRENVVPKDWWVEDVCELEIDMFKNVMSAVKSSGRMNSGVISEALRYYVARWLPESIESVSEASSNKHLVETVVSLLPRVNRAMSYSTCSFLLKLLKVSFLVGADETVIEDLVENVSLKLHEASVKDLLIHEVELVHRIVDRFVGDEKGVSEDDRYKEFVLGNGVLLSVGRLIDAYLASNRDLTLSSFVELSEMIPEAARPINDGLYKAIDTFLKEHPELTKSEKKRLCGLMDVRKLTSEASAHAAQNERLPLRVVVQVLYFEQLRANHSPVGSVAASSHSPIPPVKKAEESIVVVEEETKKVGLSKKSRGSKSTRSGGGAGGPQLMPSRSRRIFEKIWPGKGESNKSSEVSSGSSQSPPGKSSSSSSRDRRHSIS; from the exons ATGAAGTTCATGAAACTAGGGTCTAAGCCTGATACATTTGAATCTGATGACAAATTCCACAA GTACGCAGTTTCGGATCTAGACAGCGATGTTACTATCAATGTCGGAGAGTTTACATTTTACCTTCATAAG TTCCCGCTGCTATCTAAGAGCAATAGGATGCAGAGACTTGTCTCTCAGGCAAGCGAGGAAAACATCAACGATATCACTATCTCGGACATCCCTGGAGGACACAAAGCGTTCGAGATATGTGCAAAGTTCTGCTACGGGATGACGGTTACGCTCAACGCTTGCAACATAACCTCTGTGAGATGCGCAGCTGAGTATCTCGAAATGACCGAAGACGCTGACCGCGGTAACCTCATATATAAGATCGAGGTGTTCCTCAACTCGGGGATATTCAGAAGCTGGAAAGACTCCATCATCATGCTTCAGACGACTAAGTCTCTTCTTCCATGGTCTGAAGATCTGAAGCTCGTTGCTAGATGCATCGACTCTGTCTCAACCAAGATTCTGGCGAACCCGGAGACGATCACTTGGTCTTACACGCACAACAGGAAGCTATCTGGACAGGACAAGATAGTCGAGTATCACCGCGAGAACGTGGTTCCGAAAGACTGGTGGGTGGAAGATGTGTGCGAGCTTGAGATTGATATGTTCAAGAATGTGATGAGCGCTGTGAAGTCAAGCGGAAGGATGAACAGTGGTGTGATTAGTGAAGCTCTTAGGTACTATGTTGCGAGGTGGTTACCAGAATCTATAGAGTCAGTTTCAGAAGCTTCTTCAAACAAACATCTCGTCGAGACGGTTGTTTCATTGCTGCCGAGGGTTAACAGAGCGATGAGCTACTCTACTTGCAGCTTCTTGCTGAAGCTACTTAAGGTCTCGTTCTTGGTTGGAGCTGATGAGACGGTGATAGAAGATTTGGTTGAAAACGTGAGCTTGAAGCTACACGAGGCCTCGGTTAAAGACCTGTTGATACATGAAGTGGAGTTGGTTCATCGGATTGTTGATCGGTTCGTGGGGGATGAGAAAGGTGTCTCGGAAGATGATAGATACAAGGAGTTTGTGTTAGGGAACGGTGTTTTGTTGAGCGTAGGGAGATTGATCGATGCGTATCTAGCAAGTAACCGTGACCTAACGCTCTCTAGCTTTGTTGAGTTGTCTGAGATGATCCCGGAAGCAGCTAGACCTATTAACGATGGTCTCTACAAAGCTATTGATACTTTCTTGAAG gAACATCCTGAGCTAACGAAATCTGAAAAGAAGAGGCTTTGCGGGTTAATGGATGTGAGGAAGCTGACGAGCGAAGCATCAGCACACGCAGCGCAGAACGAGAGGCTTCCGTTACGAGTGGTGGTGCAAGTTCTATACTTTGAGCAGCTCAGAGCTAACCACAGCCCCGTAGGTTCTGTTGCAGCTTCCTCGCACTCGCCTATCCCTCCTGTGAAGAAAGCGGAGGAGAGTATAGTGGTTGTCGAAGAGGAGACGAAGAAGGTGGGGCTGAGCAAGAAAAGCAGAGGAAGCAAGAGCACGAGGAGTGGTGGTGGTGCCGGTGGACCGCAACTGATGCCGTCTAGGTCGAGGAGGATCTTTGAGAAGATATGGCCTGGGAAAGGGGAAAGTAACAAGAGCTCTGAGGTTTCTTCTGGTAGCTCGCAGAGTCCGCCTGGGAAGTCGTCGAGCTCGTCTTCCCGGGACCGGAGACATTCCATATCTTGA